In Acidobacteriota bacterium, the DNA window GCCACCGGCGATGACAATTCGTGGCCGGCTGGCGATGGCCTCGATGAGCAGATCTTCGGTCTCCGACTTCACGGTGCGAGCCGTACCGTGCGGCAACTGCGCCAGCGCCTCAGCCGTGGCGCGCTGGTCGGCCTCGGCATCGCCGAGCGAACCCAGCCGCGACCCATCGGCCCGCACGGCAATGCGCCCCAGCAATGTCAGTCCGCCCTGAAGTTTGCCGAGGCGTGTCACGACCGCGACTGGCGCTCCCCCGGCTGCGGCGCTGACCATCTCGGGAAGTAGATCGACGCCGTCAAACGCCAGCGCCTGATCGTCGCGCTGCACCAGGATCCACATCGTGCCGCCGCACACGAGTCCGGTGTTCCACGCCAGGTCCTCAGTCAGCTCGTACGCCCTCAGCGAGTGACCGCCGGACTGGAGGATCCCCTGGGCCGTCTCGATCGCATCAGCCTCCACGCACCCGCCGCCGAGTGTGCCTACCGCAGCGCGTATCGACTCGCCATCACCAAGCACCAGCGTGGCCCCCGCCACCTGCGGGTGCTGCCACTCGTGCGCACGACAGTGGCCACCGCAAATCGCCGGCCGGCGGCCCGGCGCTCGGCCATTCGGCCGTAGAGAGAATCCTGCACATCAGGATTCTATCTGGGGTTTCTCGCAGGCCGAGGCTACTTGCTTCGTCCCACGTCCACCTTGGCCGTCATTTTTGCCCGTCCATCTCGGCGACCGCATCGCCCTTGAGCCGGCCATCCACAAGGGTCAGCGTGAACTTGACGAACGGGCCATCCGACTGCGTGTCAAACGTGACCTTCGTGCCCTCGACCTTGCCGCCGATGATGGCCCACTGCCGATCGAGCGACGGCCCCACTGTGCCGGTGAGGACGGCGCCTTTCTGCGTCAGCGTCATGAAGACCACATCATCTTCCTGCTGCCCGTTCACGGTGGCGATGAACGTGCCGTCCCACTTGCCGGTCAGGTCCTGAACGACTGCCGCTTGCAGGATGGGTGAAAGCGCGAGGGCGAGTGCGAGCAAGATGGCGCGTCGGGTCATGTGGGTCTCCTGGACTGGGTAAAAGGGGCGGGGGCCTGCCAACAATACGCAAAAGAGGGCTTCGCGGGTTCACAATGAAGGTGTGGGTATGACCTCTCGCCGTGGCATTCGGCACCTCCGCGCACTGGCCGGACTGCTGGGCGCCGTGACGGCACTCGTGCTGGTGTATTCGACGATTTTCCATCTCTTGATGACCGCCGAAGGGCGCGCCTACAGCTGGTTTACCGGCGTGTACTGGACGGTCCAGACAATGACGACGCTGGGGTACGGCGACCTCACGTTCACACGCGATACGGGGCTCGCGTTTTCGCTGGTCGTCCTCCTGAGCGGTCTGGTCCTGCTCTTTGTGCTGCTGCCCTACACGCTCATTCAGTTCTTCTACTCGCCCTGGCTGGAACGGCAGAATGCCGCCCGTACGCCACGGGACATTCCGCCCGACGTCAGCAATCACGTGATCCTGACGGCCTATGGGCCCGTCGAAGCCATCCTGATCCAGCGCTTTGATCAATACGCCATGCCTTATACGGTGATCGTCCCGGACACCGCACGCGCGCTCGAACTTCATGACCATGGTGTGAACGTGATGATCGGCCATGTCGATGACGCCGACACGTACCGCCGGGCCGGCATCGAACGCGCCGCATTGGTGGCGA includes these proteins:
- a CDS encoding XdhC family protein, giving the protein MAGATLVLGDGESIRAAVGTLGGGCVEADAIETAQGILQSGGHSLRAYELTEDLAWNTGLVCGGTMWILVQRDDQALAFDGVDLLPEMVSAAAGGAPVAVVTRLGKLQGGLTLLGRIAVRADGSRLGSLGDAEADQRATAEALAQLPHGTARTVKSETEDLLIEAIASRPRIVIAGGGHVALAIARQAAMLDFDVTVVEDRPEFADQSRFPNATILQGDVPATLAGIRYSWNSFIVIATRGHKLDADCMLAAVTTPARYIGLLGSRRKTVLINEMLRAEGVAEDRLQAIHAPVGLDLGGRTPAEIALSVLAEITQIRYHGTGRPLSK